Proteins from a single region of Chryseobacterium scophthalmum:
- a CDS encoding type III PLP-dependent enzyme domain-containing protein, translating into MKIKYSELIDQTLYFPTEEFNVSENNLSFHDIPLMDVVEKFGTPLKVSYLPKISQNIQKAKGWFKEAFEKIDYKKNYRYCYCTKSSHFKFVIEEALKNDISIETSSAYDMDIVKSLYTEGKVDKNIEVICNGFKTDDYLAKISDMINSGFENITPILDNYRELDKLTESIDTTFDIGIRIASEEEPKFEFYTSRLGIGYKDIIPYYSQKIAEHPNARLKMLHFFINTGIKDTAYYWNELYKCLRVYARLKKIAPEVNSLNIGGGFPIKTSLNFDYDYQYMVEEIVSQIKKFCEEEGVEEPNIYTEFGSFTVGESGANLYKIISQKRQNDREKWNMIDSSFMTTLPDTWAISRHFIMLPLNRWEDSYERVFLGGLTCDSDDYYNSEQHTNAIYLPVFSDTKPLYIGFFHTGAYQETIGGYGGVHHCLMPQPRHILIQKDENGEFQYEIFRERQEPEDILKLLGYQ; encoded by the coding sequence ATGAAAATAAAATACTCGGAACTTATTGATCAGACATTGTATTTTCCAACCGAAGAATTCAATGTTTCTGAGAACAATTTGTCTTTTCACGATATTCCTTTGATGGATGTTGTTGAGAAGTTTGGAACGCCTCTTAAGGTAAGTTACCTCCCGAAGATTTCTCAAAATATTCAGAAAGCAAAAGGCTGGTTTAAGGAAGCTTTTGAGAAGATCGATTACAAAAAAAACTACAGATACTGTTACTGTACAAAATCAAGCCATTTCAAATTTGTGATCGAAGAAGCTTTGAAGAACGATATTTCTATCGAAACGTCTTCCGCTTACGACATGGATATTGTGAAGTCGCTTTATACAGAAGGTAAAGTTGATAAAAATATTGAGGTGATCTGTAATGGTTTCAAAACGGATGATTATCTGGCGAAAATTTCAGATATGATTAACAGTGGTTTTGAAAATATTACTCCTATTTTAGATAACTACAGAGAACTTGATAAGTTAACAGAAAGTATCGATACGACTTTCGATATCGGAATTAGAATTGCTTCTGAGGAAGAACCGAAATTCGAATTTTATACCTCAAGATTAGGAATCGGATACAAAGATATTATTCCTTACTACAGTCAAAAAATTGCAGAACATCCGAATGCAAGATTGAAAATGCTTCACTTTTTCATTAATACCGGGATCAAAGACACGGCTTATTATTGGAATGAATTGTACAAATGTCTTCGTGTTTATGCACGTTTGAAGAAAATTGCTCCGGAAGTAAATTCATTAAATATTGGTGGTGGTTTCCCGATCAAAACTTCATTAAATTTCGATTACGATTACCAATATATGGTAGAAGAGATCGTTTCGCAGATCAAAAAATTCTGTGAAGAAGAAGGTGTAGAAGAACCAAATATTTATACTGAATTCGGAAGTTTTACGGTAGGAGAAAGCGGTGCCAATTTGTATAAAATTATTTCTCAGAAACGTCAGAACGACAGAGAAAAGTGGAATATGATCGATTCATCTTTTATGACCACGCTTCCTGATACTTGGGCAATTTCTAGACACTTTATCATGCTTCCGTTAAACCGTTGGGAAGATTCTTACGAAAGAGTTTTCTTAGGTGGATTAACTTGTGATTCAGATGATTATTATAACTCTGAACAGCATACGAACGCAATCTATTTGCCTGTTTTCAGCGATACAAAACCTTTGTATATTGGTTTCTTCCACACTGGAGCATATCAGGAAACAATCGGTGGTTATGGTGGAGTTCATCACTGTTTGATGCCACAACCAAGACATATCTTGATCCAGAAAGATGAAAATGGAGAATTCCAGTATGAAATCTTTAGAGAAAGACAAGAACCTGAAGATATTTTGAAATTATTAGGATATCAATAG
- a CDS encoding tyrosine-protein phosphatase: MRQLIKISFLVIISSCVFSCKTQTFSVPEYGISKTDNQFEIKKVTNFRTIGNIKNTDGRTLKEGMLYRSGHLFQLKKKSLKTFQNLGIKEIIDLRNSKEISQKPDQLLDAFIYKKYSAFEDEGDQLNQAKKLVLKGKVKSSDADQRMLDFYKNYVTENPEIIKKIIHEILDSETPVLYHCTAGKDRTGIITALILTILKFDRATIENDYLLSNNYRKQLVQKRLHLANNLHFLYPKMDLNVIEKLSWVEKNYLETAFFEIDKKYGSIDIYIHQNLGISENKRNEYILKFTY; encoded by the coding sequence TTGAGACAATTAATAAAAATATCATTTCTAGTTATTATTAGTTCCTGTGTTTTTTCCTGTAAGACACAAACTTTTTCTGTACCAGAATACGGAATTTCAAAAACTGACAATCAATTTGAAATTAAGAAAGTAACCAATTTCAGAACGATTGGAAATATTAAAAATACTGATGGCAGAACTTTAAAAGAAGGAATGCTTTATCGAAGTGGACATCTTTTTCAACTCAAGAAAAAATCTCTCAAAACATTTCAGAATTTAGGAATTAAAGAGATTATTGATCTTAGAAATTCGAAAGAAATTTCGCAAAAACCTGATCAACTTTTAGATGCTTTTATTTATAAAAAATATTCTGCATTTGAAGATGAAGGCGATCAGTTGAATCAGGCAAAAAAGCTTGTTTTAAAAGGGAAAGTTAAAAGTTCGGATGCAGATCAAAGAATGCTGGATTTTTATAAAAATTATGTCACAGAAAATCCAGAAATTATTAAGAAGATTATTCATGAGATTTTAGATTCGGAAACTCCTGTTTTATATCATTGTACCGCCGGAAAAGACAGAACCGGAATAATAACAGCGTTGATATTAACCATTTTAAAATTTGACAGAGCTACGATTGAGAACGATTATCTTCTTTCGAACAATTACCGTAAACAATTAGTGCAAAAAAGGCTTCATCTTGCCAATAATTTACATTTTTTGTATCCAAAAATGGATTTGAATGTTATCGAAAAATTAAGTTGGGTTGAAAAGAATTATTTAGAGACTGCTTTTTTTGAAATTGATAAGAAATACGGCTCAATTGATATTTATATTCATCAAAATTTGGGAATCTCTGAAAATAAAAGAAACGAATATATTCTTAAGTTCACGTATTGA
- a CDS encoding thiamine diphosphokinase: MSKSLLFINGDAPKSFPNLEKYNLIACTDGAFHYLKELNFPLDKLDFISGDFDSHIGSDENVYQDKFILTLDQEKTDFHKALEIILEKGFQNVDVLGGSGGEQDHFLGNLTVAYSFKDNLNIKFYDEFSEYYFIPKNFTLKNVKNKMISLYPFPSAENITTKGLNWPLTNDSLSMISRIGTRNFAVDDEISIQYESGDLLFFVGINEIEYPEIY, from the coding sequence ATGAGTAAATCTCTTCTCTTCATCAACGGTGACGCTCCGAAATCTTTCCCCAATCTAGAAAAATATAATCTGATTGCCTGTACTGATGGTGCTTTTCATTATTTGAAAGAACTCAATTTTCCTTTAGACAAACTAGATTTTATTTCCGGAGATTTTGATTCTCATATTGGGTCAGACGAAAATGTGTATCAGGATAAATTTATTCTTACACTGGATCAGGAGAAAACAGATTTTCATAAAGCTTTAGAAATTATTTTAGAAAAAGGGTTTCAAAATGTTGATGTTTTAGGTGGAAGTGGAGGAGAGCAGGATCATTTTTTAGGAAATCTTACAGTCGCTTATTCATTTAAGGATAATTTAAACATAAAGTTTTATGATGAGTTTTCTGAATATTATTTTATTCCGAAAAATTTCACTCTGAAAAATGTTAAAAACAAAATGATCTCTCTGTATCCGTTTCCTTCAGCTGAAAATATTACGACAAAAGGGCTGAACTGGCCATTAACAAATGATAGTTTAAGCATGATATCAAGAATCGGGACACGTAACTTTGCAGTTGATGATGAGATTTCTATTCAATATGAATCTGGAGATCTTTTATTTTTTGTTGGAATTAATGAAATAGAATATCCTGAAATATATTGA
- a CDS encoding cob(I)yrinic acid a,c-diamide adenosyltransferase, whose protein sequence is MKIYTKTGDKGQTALYGGTRVSKASARVDSYGNIDELNSFIGISKSHITDEEVLKQLKKIQFDLFTVGSEAATPVDKLMLANGKSRLPLIISDTEIEELENWMDGFEDKLEPLQYFILPGGGKSATFLHAARTICRRAERSLVFLNESEEVRPELIKYLNRLSDYLFVLARYISKINNEPEEYWNPNER, encoded by the coding sequence ATGAAAATATACACTAAAACGGGAGATAAAGGACAGACCGCTTTATATGGCGGAACGAGAGTTTCAAAAGCCAGCGCAAGAGTTGACAGTTATGGAAATATTGATGAACTGAATTCTTTTATTGGAATTTCAAAAAGTCATATCACTGATGAAGAAGTTTTGAAACAATTAAAAAAAATTCAGTTTGATCTGTTTACGGTAGGTTCAGAAGCAGCAACTCCGGTTGATAAACTGATGTTGGCTAACGGAAAATCTCGTCTTCCTTTGATTATTTCTGATACCGAAATTGAAGAACTCGAAAACTGGATGGATGGTTTTGAAGATAAATTAGAGCCTCTACAATATTTTATTCTTCCTGGCGGAGGAAAATCAGCTACTTTTTTACATGCAGCCCGTACAATTTGCCGTAGAGCGGAGCGTTCTTTGGTTTTCTTGAATGAATCTGAAGAAGTGCGTCCTGAATTGATTAAATATCTGAACCGTCTTTCTGATTATCTATTTGTTTTGGCAAGATATATCTCAAAAATCAACAACGAACCAGAAGAATACTGGAATCCGAATGAAAGATAA
- a CDS encoding HAD family hydrolase, whose translation MSLKAVLFDMDGVIVDTEPLHRKAYFKTFNQLEIEVSEDLYTSFTGASTKRVCETLISEFNLTHTHEDITNIKRTHFKDYFYNDADFDLIPGVRKLIEHYYENNVKLIVASSASMTTINMVFEKFGLEKYFSGKISGADLKESKPHPEIFQLAAKMANEPIENCMVIEDSTNGILAAHRANIFCAAYKSFHSHNQDYSLANVVITDYSEIEVDKISKHF comes from the coding sequence ATGTCCTTAAAAGCTGTGCTTTTCGATATGGATGGGGTAATTGTTGATACAGAACCGCTGCACAGAAAAGCTTATTTTAAAACATTCAACCAGCTAGAAATTGAAGTTTCTGAAGATTTGTATACTTCTTTCACCGGCGCTTCTACCAAAAGAGTTTGCGAAACTTTGATTTCTGAGTTTAATCTAACTCACACTCACGAAGATATCACCAATATAAAAAGAACTCATTTTAAAGATTATTTTTACAATGATGCCGACTTTGATCTGATTCCCGGAGTGAGAAAACTGATTGAGCATTATTACGAAAATAACGTAAAATTAATTGTTGCTTCTTCAGCAAGTATGACCACCATCAACATGGTTTTTGAGAAATTTGGTTTGGAAAAATATTTCAGTGGAAAGATCAGCGGTGCCGATCTAAAAGAATCAAAACCTCATCCTGAAATTTTCCAGCTTGCTGCAAAAATGGCCAACGAACCGATTGAAAACTGCATGGTCATTGAAGATTCCACCAATGGAATTTTAGCAGCGCACCGAGCCAATATTTTTTGTGCGGCTTATAAAAGCTTCCATTCTCACAATCAGGATTATAGTTTAGCAAATGTTGTTATTACAGATTATTCCGAAATCGAAGTTGATAAAATTTCTAAACATTTTTAA